One stretch of Brevibacillus laterosporus DNA includes these proteins:
- a CDS encoding PaaI family thioesterase, whose product MQEEWQQIISEGTDEEREILRLALQAIKQKRERNSAYLSGFLGLQGAFIDETTYQFEVPITPYMHNSLKIVHGGVTATLIDNTMGSLINKLLAKEGKAAVTSDLQIRYVRPGKGKKLTSVAKLIHKGGLMATMQGCVYDDQGHLIAHGTGTFVMIDRGRV is encoded by the coding sequence ATGCAGGAAGAATGGCAACAAATCATAAGTGAAGGCACGGATGAGGAGCGAGAAATTCTTCGTTTGGCCCTACAGGCAATTAAGCAGAAGCGTGAGCGAAACAGTGCTTATCTGTCCGGATTCTTAGGATTGCAAGGAGCTTTTATTGACGAAACAACTTATCAATTTGAGGTTCCGATCACTCCTTACATGCATAATTCCTTGAAGATTGTTCATGGTGGTGTTACGGCAACACTAATTGATAATACGATGGGTTCCCTGATTAATAAATTATTGGCCAAAGAAGGAAAGGCTGCTGTTACGAGTGATCTACAAATACGTTATGTGCGCCCAGGGAAAGGTAAGAAGCTGACATCAGTCGCCAAGCTCATTCATAAAGGTGGGCTAATGGCAACAATGCAGGGGTGTGTCTATGACGATCAAGGGCACCTGATTGCGCATGGTACAGGAACCTTTGTTATGATTGATCGGGGGAGAGTCTAG
- the lepB gene encoding signal peptidase I, with protein sequence MKKLPKWAREWLPIIAIALVLSFTIRTFVVQAVYVPSTSMVPTLQVNDRLFIEKISNPENFQYGDIVVFSPPIQGNKDLFIKRLVGKGGDIIEVKNGALYRNGVKIEEPYLQEEMNYDFAPVHVPANHYFFLGDNRNGSFDSHLWPTPFVEKAAVIGKGIFLYYPFNHMRIM encoded by the coding sequence ATGAAGAAATTACCTAAATGGGCAAGAGAGTGGCTCCCAATAATAGCAATTGCCCTCGTGTTGAGCTTTACAATTCGTACGTTTGTGGTCCAAGCTGTTTATGTGCCATCCACGTCCATGGTTCCTACCTTACAAGTAAATGACCGTCTTTTCATTGAGAAGATATCCAACCCAGAAAATTTCCAATATGGCGATATTGTTGTGTTTTCTCCTCCCATACAGGGAAATAAAGATTTGTTCATTAAACGCTTAGTTGGAAAAGGCGGGGATATCATTGAGGTGAAAAATGGTGCCTTGTATCGTAATGGTGTAAAAATAGAAGAACCCTACTTACAAGAAGAAATGAACTATGATTTTGCTCCAGTACATGTGCCTGCAAATCACTACTTCTTTTTGGGGGATAATCGGAATGGCAGTTTTGATTCTCATTTATGGCCAACACCATTTGTTGAGAAAGCGGCAGTGATTGGTAAGGGGATCTTTTTGTACTATCCGTTTAATCATATGCGAATTATGTAA
- a CDS encoding DMT family transporter, producing the protein MGTQGTNKANRIIYLIPLLATLLWGSNFLVGKNILQHVPPFTLGLLRWSFALIVLLPFTWKALCENWKLYLRYWKEIVLMGFLGIAFFTGVVYWGMEHTNTVHASLLSSLSPIFITIVAYFMLHERINSNQVIGIILSLLGVLWIVSKGHIGTIADMRLNNGDIVLILSNVMMAIYSVMLRKTADRLPGLIGFTLIVLAGVITAVPLMLVEVSFRPVQLFLWSNLWSIAYLGIFSSVIAFFCWTKTVHLLGPTKASPFMNLVPVFATMFAVLFLGEALLVPQVIGGVFVLLGVYWSSRPKKSLVPISHTNPRVQELKL; encoded by the coding sequence GTGGGTACTCAAGGAACAAATAAAGCTAATCGAATCATCTATTTGATTCCCCTACTAGCTACTTTGTTGTGGGGAAGTAATTTCTTAGTTGGAAAAAATATATTACAACATGTACCTCCGTTTACCCTTGGACTTTTACGTTGGTCTTTTGCTCTTATTGTGTTATTACCTTTTACTTGGAAAGCATTGTGTGAAAATTGGAAATTGTATCTAAGGTATTGGAAAGAAATAGTACTGATGGGTTTTTTGGGCATTGCTTTTTTTACAGGGGTGGTATATTGGGGAATGGAGCATACCAACACGGTACATGCATCGTTGCTTTCTTCATTATCGCCAATCTTCATTACGATAGTAGCTTACTTTATGCTACATGAAAGAATAAATAGCAACCAAGTGATTGGTATTATTTTATCGTTGCTGGGAGTTTTGTGGATTGTAAGCAAGGGACACATCGGAACCATTGCTGATATGCGACTTAACAACGGCGATATCGTATTGATATTAAGTAATGTGATGATGGCCATTTATTCTGTTATGTTACGGAAAACAGCAGATCGGCTACCTGGCTTGATTGGTTTTACTCTGATTGTCTTGGCAGGCGTGATTACCGCAGTGCCGCTGATGCTGGTGGAAGTGAGCTTCCGTCCGGTACAGTTGTTCCTATGGAGTAATCTATGGTCAATAGCCTATCTAGGTATCTTTTCATCCGTGATTGCCTTCTTTTGCTGGACCAAGACTGTTCATCTTTTGGGGCCAACGAAGGCTTCTCCGTTTATGAATCTAGTCCCGGTTTTTGCTACCATGTTTGCTGTGTTATTTTTGGGAGAGGCTTTGCTTGTTCCTCAAGTAATAGGTGGGGTGTTCGTGCTATTGGGTGTCTATTGGTCATCGCGTCCGAAGAAGAGTCTTGTACCGATTTCACACACAAATCCGAGAGTTCAGGAGTTAAAGCTTTGA